One Enterobacter cloacae subsp. cloacae ATCC 13047 genomic window carries:
- the nirA gene encoding MFS transporter has product MLNILSNRTYRHLFMAQVIALIGTGLATVALGLLAYDLAGDRAGAVLGTALAIKMSAYILVAPVAAAFADKFPRRTMLVTLDLVRALVAITLPFVTQIWEIYILIFILQAASAAFTPTFQATIPDILPDEREYTRALSLSRLAYDLESVISPMLAAALLTVMSFHNLFAGTAVGFLASAALVVSVTLPKMKALTVKRSIYDKTTRGMRIFLKTPRLRGLLALNMAVAAASAMVIVNTVVLVQADFGFSQRSTAIALAFFGVGSMVSALVLPRLLDNMSDRMPMLAGTALLVIGLGSGIFLKDYITLVVLWALLGVGYSLSQTPGGRLLRRSSTAEDRPALFAAQFALSHSCWLVTYPLAGWVGAAWGTQASFIALTVVATLSLVTAVLIWRPEHEVYAQVHSHKDPETNNESTHEHDFVIDDEHPSWPKKEK; this is encoded by the coding sequence ATGCTCAACATTCTTTCTAATCGTACCTATCGCCACCTGTTTATGGCACAGGTTATCGCCCTTATTGGCACCGGTCTGGCGACCGTTGCGTTAGGGTTACTGGCCTACGATCTCGCAGGTGACAGAGCCGGGGCAGTGCTGGGTACCGCGCTGGCTATCAAAATGAGCGCCTATATTCTTGTTGCGCCCGTGGCGGCGGCTTTTGCCGATAAATTCCCGCGTCGCACCATGCTGGTAACACTGGACCTGGTTCGCGCTCTCGTGGCTATCACGCTGCCTTTTGTCACCCAGATATGGGAAATCTACATCCTGATCTTCATTCTTCAGGCTGCCTCGGCGGCGTTTACGCCTACTTTCCAGGCAACTATCCCGGATATTCTTCCTGACGAACGTGAATATACCCGGGCGCTGTCTCTGTCACGTCTGGCCTACGATCTTGAAAGCGTCATCAGCCCTATGCTGGCGGCTGCACTGCTGACGGTCATGAGTTTCCACAACCTGTTTGCCGGTACGGCAGTCGGGTTCCTTGCTTCAGCAGCTCTGGTTGTTTCCGTGACACTGCCGAAGATGAAAGCGTTAACGGTCAAACGCAGCATCTATGACAAAACTACACGAGGTATGCGCATCTTCCTGAAAACGCCCAGACTGCGCGGCCTGCTGGCACTCAACATGGCCGTAGCGGCAGCGAGTGCAATGGTTATCGTCAACACCGTCGTTCTGGTTCAGGCGGACTTTGGTTTCTCACAGCGGTCTACCGCTATTGCGCTGGCCTTCTTCGGCGTGGGGTCCATGGTATCGGCCCTGGTTCTCCCCAGACTCCTCGACAACATGAGCGACCGTATGCCGATGCTTGCAGGTACGGCGCTTTTAGTCATTGGCCTGGGGTCAGGCATTTTCCTGAAGGATTACATCACGCTGGTTGTGCTCTGGGCACTGCTGGGGGTGGGCTATTCACTTTCTCAGACACCGGGTGGTCGCCTGCTGCGCCGTTCGTCAACAGCGGAAGACAGACCGGCGCTGTTTGCCGCCCAGTTTGCACTGTCACATTCATGCTGGCTGGTGACTTATCCGCTGGCCGGATGGGTTGGTGCGGCATGGGGGACACAGGCTTCATTCATCGCCCTGACTGTTGTGGCAACATTGTCGCTGGTCACCGCCGTACTTATCTGGCGTCCTGAGCATGAAGTGTACGCTCAGGTTCACAGCCACAAAGACCCGGAAACAAACAACGAATCGACCCATGAGCATGATTTCGTCATTGACGATGAACATCCGTCCTGGCCGAAGAAAGAGAAGTAA
- a CDS encoding methyltransferase domain-containing protein gives MYKDSIQARREIARNFTALNYRVDPLHWQTLCMGVNRDLQAKKMRPNVPVPSRRKVIPFLKMMHQETGSMLKAILAFGFDGPWTSSGGSFRLAREIGFDIAHYAKNIHHKNGKVTFLEIGAAWAGFRAEECAGHQATISGLSGEFREQLGESVFLHFTNLTPWHASLPKGVTEHPYVTAAGLGALENRGVQAGEVDIIYSQAAAYFEQDYTAFLRSAARLLKEDGVLIFNHDPVLASAMDEVAWEHGLRLVRRKQMGGMNGAIARYHRLRSSPVSQMVFPGVKRAEDEEVVCESLVMSALRRNVEV, from the coding sequence ATGTATAAAGACTCTATCCAGGCGCGTCGAGAGATTGCGCGTAATTTCACTGCACTCAATTATCGTGTTGATCCCCTGCACTGGCAGACGCTCTGCATGGGCGTTAATCGCGACCTTCAGGCCAAAAAAATGCGTCCGAATGTCCCGGTTCCTTCACGGCGTAAAGTCATTCCGTTCCTGAAAATGATGCATCAGGAAACGGGCTCGATGCTCAAAGCGATCCTTGCCTTTGGCTTTGATGGCCCCTGGACATCCAGCGGCGGTTCATTTCGCCTGGCGCGAGAAATTGGGTTCGACATCGCCCACTATGCGAAAAACATTCACCACAAAAACGGGAAAGTCACCTTCCTGGAAATTGGTGCCGCCTGGGCGGGTTTTCGCGCTGAGGAATGTGCCGGCCATCAGGCGACGATTTCCGGGCTTTCCGGGGAGTTCAGGGAGCAACTTGGGGAAAGCGTATTCCTGCACTTCACTAATCTCACACCGTGGCATGCATCGCTGCCAAAAGGCGTGACTGAGCATCCTTACGTGACAGCAGCCGGGCTGGGAGCGCTGGAAAACAGAGGTGTTCAGGCAGGTGAGGTCGATATTATCTACTCCCAGGCAGCGGCCTATTTCGAACAGGATTACACGGCTTTCCTTCGCAGCGCTGCACGCCTGCTGAAAGAGGATGGCGTCCTGATCTTCAACCATGACCCTGTTCTGGCGAGCGCGATGGATGAAGTCGCCTGGGAGCACGGACTGCGGCTGGTCAGACGTAAGCAAATGGGAGGAATGAATGGCGCGATTGCCCGTTATCACCGGCTTCGTTCGTCCCCGGTAAGTCAGATGGTCTTCCCCGGCGTAAAGCGGGCAGAGGATGAAGAAGTGGTCTGTGAATCACTGGTTATGTCGGCGCTTCGTCGCAACGTAGAGGTGTAA
- a CDS encoding chromate resistance protein ChrB domain-containing protein — protein sequence MKLHILILTLPTEQATLRMRVWRALKNTGAAMLRDGVYLLPEAQQSHEIFNEMSREISGEGGTAFVFDAETSDEEKIRPLFDRSQQYLILMESLQVCKNDLNEETAVSQLKMVRKLRRELDRIVAIDFFPGEAQAQAIFALSELEAGINRFISPGEPHAVSGLLTRLKPEDFHNRIWATRRRPWIDRLASAWLIRRFIDQDAQFLWLKDGNDCPEEAVGFDFDGATFSHIDNRVTFEVLMVRFGLTGDALNGLGMLVHYLDVGGVQPPEAAGVESVLAGLRESITDDDTLLTAACSLFDGLLTTFEMRSGHDEQNGVADAGRGKR from the coding sequence ATGAAACTACATATCCTTATTCTGACACTGCCCACTGAGCAGGCCACATTACGTATGCGTGTCTGGCGGGCATTAAAAAATACCGGTGCCGCCATGCTGCGCGACGGCGTTTATCTGTTGCCTGAAGCGCAACAGAGCCATGAGATTTTTAACGAGATGAGTCGTGAAATCAGCGGTGAGGGAGGAACGGCCTTTGTTTTTGACGCAGAGACTTCCGACGAAGAGAAAATTCGCCCGTTATTCGATCGCTCTCAGCAGTACCTGATCCTGATGGAGAGCCTTCAGGTTTGTAAAAACGACCTTAATGAGGAAACCGCGGTCAGCCAACTGAAGATGGTAAGAAAACTTCGTCGCGAGCTGGATCGGATTGTGGCGATTGATTTCTTTCCTGGTGAAGCGCAGGCGCAGGCCATTTTTGCCTTGTCAGAACTGGAAGCTGGCATTAACAGGTTCATCTCTCCCGGAGAGCCTCATGCCGTCAGTGGCTTGCTGACACGGCTGAAGCCTGAGGATTTTCATAACAGGATCTGGGCTACGCGTCGCCGGCCATGGATTGACAGGCTTGCCAGCGCCTGGCTTATACGGCGTTTTATCGACCAGGATGCGCAGTTTCTCTGGCTTAAGGATGGCAACGATTGCCCGGAAGAGGCGGTGGGGTTTGATTTTGATGGCGCGACCTTCAGCCACATCGACAATCGTGTGACCTTTGAAGTGCTGATGGTCCGCTTCGGGCTGACGGGGGATGCCCTGAATGGTCTGGGGATGCTTGTGCATTACCTTGATGTTGGCGGGGTTCAGCCCCCCGAAGCCGCTGGCGTTGAAAGTGTACTGGCAGGATTGCGTGAAAGCATTACGGATGATGACACATTACTCACAGCGGCCTGTTCGCTGTTTGACGGTCTGTTAACGACGTTTGAAATGAGGTCCGGCCATGATGAACAAAACGGAGTTGCTGACGCTGGCAGAGGAAAACGTTAA
- the chrA gene encoding chromate efflux transporter, whose amino-acid sequence MNKTELLTLAEENVKPKPVPLKEAFWFWMKLGFISFGGPAGQIAIMHQELVENRRWISESRFLHALNFCMVLPGPEAQQLATYIGWLMHRTLGGVIAGLLFILPSLFILIALSWIYIAWGDVAIIAGIFYGIKPAVAAIVLQAAHRIGSRALKHGAHWAIAAAAFVAVFALNVPFPVIVISAAITGFIGGRIAPEKFHSGSGHNKQEKAAVDAAVIDDHTPVPAHALFSWAKLLRIVAAGALLWLIPMTVLTLGLGWAHPVTQMGWFFTKAALLTFGGAYAVLPYVYQGAVVNFGWLTAGQMMDGLALGETTPGPLIMVVTFVGFVGGYTHAVFGADMLFVGGAVAACMVTWFTFLPSFIFVLAGGPFIETTHNKAGFTAPLTAITAAVVGVIVNLGLFFIWHTVWPEGAKGGIDIPAALIAVAAAFALFRLKWKVTHVIAMAALAGLILRLTGLSAV is encoded by the coding sequence ATGAACAAAACGGAGTTGCTGACGCTGGCAGAGGAAAACGTTAAGCCCAAGCCGGTCCCCCTGAAGGAGGCGTTCTGGTTCTGGATGAAGCTGGGTTTTATCAGCTTTGGCGGTCCTGCCGGACAGATTGCGATCATGCATCAGGAACTGGTCGAGAACCGGCGCTGGATTTCCGAGTCCCGTTTTCTCCACGCACTCAATTTCTGTATGGTGCTGCCCGGTCCGGAAGCTCAGCAACTTGCCACCTACATTGGCTGGCTGATGCACAGGACCTTGGGCGGAGTGATAGCGGGTTTGTTATTTATCCTTCCCTCACTTTTTATTCTTATCGCGTTGTCGTGGATCTATATCGCCTGGGGAGACGTTGCCATTATTGCCGGTATCTTTTACGGCATTAAACCCGCCGTGGCGGCAATCGTGCTGCAGGCGGCGCATCGCATCGGCTCCCGTGCGCTGAAACACGGTGCCCACTGGGCCATAGCTGCTGCGGCTTTTGTGGCCGTTTTCGCCCTGAACGTTCCTTTTCCCGTCATCGTTATTTCAGCAGCGATAACTGGCTTTATCGGCGGACGCATCGCGCCGGAAAAATTTCACAGCGGCAGCGGGCATAACAAACAGGAGAAAGCCGCCGTTGATGCTGCGGTTATTGACGATCATACGCCCGTACCGGCGCATGCCCTGTTCAGCTGGGCGAAACTGTTAAGGATTGTGGCAGCGGGTGCACTGCTCTGGCTTATTCCCATGACGGTGCTGACGCTGGGGCTGGGCTGGGCGCATCCGGTGACGCAGATGGGCTGGTTCTTTACCAAGGCTGCGCTCCTTACCTTCGGTGGGGCCTACGCCGTCCTGCCATACGTTTATCAGGGTGCTGTCGTCAATTTTGGCTGGCTGACTGCCGGGCAGATGATGGACGGGCTGGCGCTGGGAGAAACCACGCCCGGCCCGCTGATTATGGTGGTCACGTTTGTCGGATTTGTGGGCGGGTATACCCATGCCGTTTTTGGCGCGGATATGCTGTTTGTCGGCGGCGCCGTTGCCGCCTGCATGGTGACCTGGTTTACCTTTCTCCCGTCCTTCATTTTCGTGCTGGCAGGCGGGCCGTTTATCGAAACGACCCACAACAAGGCGGGTTTCACGGCACCTTTAACCGCCATCACAGCGGCCGTAGTGGGCGTCATTGTTAATCTGGGGCTGTTTTTTATCTGGCATACCGTATGGCCGGAAGGCGCAAAGGGAGGGATCGATATCCCTGCCGCCCTGATTGCCGTCGCCGCTGCGTTTGCGCTTTTCAGATTAAAATGGAAGGTTACGCACGTTATTGCCATGGCGGCTCTCGCCGGGCTGATACTCCGCCTGACCGGGCTGTCAGCTGTGTGA
- a CDS encoding HupE/UreJ family protein translates to MYTSLDTQGRLSARLLSAQARSACLFFLLLLLFYSQGAYAHGVAEGDKGYIQEITGVNIIPFIYLGAKHMVTGYDHLLFLFGVIFFLYKMRDIGLYVSLFAIGHSTTLLIGTFFDISVSAYLIDAIIGLSVVYKALDNLGAFQRWFGVQPNTKLATLIFGFFHGFGLATKIQEFEISPDGLFVNLIAFNIGVEIGQLLALSAILIVMSYWRQTASFFRHAYTANVVMMSAGFLLMSYQLCGYILA, encoded by the coding sequence ATGTATACCAGCCTTGATACACAGGGCCGGTTGAGCGCTCGCCTGCTTTCAGCTCAGGCGCGTTCGGCTTGTCTGTTTTTCCTGTTGTTACTGCTTTTCTACAGCCAGGGCGCGTATGCGCACGGCGTGGCGGAAGGCGACAAAGGGTACATCCAGGAAATCACCGGGGTGAACATCATCCCGTTTATCTACCTTGGCGCGAAGCACATGGTGACCGGTTACGATCATCTGCTGTTTCTGTTCGGGGTGATTTTCTTTCTCTACAAAATGCGTGATATCGGGCTGTACGTTAGCCTGTTCGCTATCGGGCATTCAACGACGCTGCTCATCGGCACCTTCTTTGATATCAGCGTCAGTGCTTACCTTATTGACGCCATTATCGGGCTGTCCGTGGTCTATAAAGCGCTTGATAACCTCGGGGCATTCCAGCGCTGGTTTGGCGTTCAGCCCAACACGAAGCTTGCGACGCTCATCTTTGGATTCTTCCACGGTTTTGGTCTGGCAACCAAAATCCAGGAATTCGAAATCTCTCCCGATGGCCTGTTTGTCAACCTGATTGCCTTCAACATTGGCGTTGAGATCGGCCAGCTGCTCGCGCTGAGCGCCATCCTGATCGTTATGAGCTACTGGCGGCAAACGGCGAGCTTTTTCCGACACGCTTATACCGCCAATGTGGTGATGATGAGCGCGGGATTTCTGTTAATGAGTTACCAGCTTTGTGGCTACATTTTAGCCTGA
- a CDS encoding IS3-like element ISSen4 family transposase (programmed frameshift): MKKRFSDEQIISILREAEAGVPARELCRKHAISDATFYTWRKKYGGMEVPEVKRLKSLEEENARLKKLLAEAMLDKEALQVALGRKLLTTDQKREAVMLMCDATGLSQRRACRLTGLSLSTCRYEAHRPAADAHLSGRITELALERRRFGYRRIWQLLRREGLHVNHKRVYRLYHLSGLGVKRRRRRKGLATERLPLLRPAAPNLTWSMDFVMDALSTGRRIKCLTCVDDFTKECLTVTVAFGISGVQVTRILDSIALFRGYPATIRTDQGPEFTCRALDQWAFEHGVELRLIQPGKPTQNGFIESFNGRFRDECLNEHWFSDIVHARKIINDWRQDYNECRPHSTLNYQTPSEFAAGWRKGHSENEDSDVTN, translated from the exons ATGAAGAAGCGTTTTTCCGACGAACAGATCATCAGTATTCTCCGCGAAGCCGAAGCTGGGGTACCCGCCCGTGAACTCTGCCGCAAGCATGCCATTTCCGATGCCACGTTTTACACCTGGCGTAAGAAGTATGGCGGTATGGAGGTGCCTGAAGTTAAGCGCCTGAAGTCGCTTGAGGAAGAGAACGCCAGACTCAAGAAGCTGCTTGCCGAAGCCATGCTGGATAAAGAGGCGCTTCAGGTGGCTCTTGGGCGAAAGT TACTGACGACAGACCAGAAGCGGGAAGCCGTGATGTTGATGTGTGATGCGACCGGTCTGTCGCAACGTCGTGCCTGCAGGCTTACAGGTTTATCCCTGTCGACCTGCCGCTATGAGGCTCACCGTCCGGCTGCTGATGCGCATTTATCAGGGCGCATCACTGAGCTGGCACTGGAGCGCAGGCGTTTTGGCTACCGTCGTATTTGGCAGTTGCTGCGCCGTGAAGGGCTTCATGTTAATCATAAGCGCGTGTACCGGCTTTATCACCTCAGTGGCCTGGGCGTAAAACGCAGAAGACGTCGTAAAGGGCTGGCAACAGAACGTCTGCCGCTGCTCCGTCCGGCGGCGCCCAATCTGACCTGGTCGATGGATTTCGTCATGGACGCACTTTCCACCGGTCGCAGGATCAAGTGTCTTACCTGCGTCGATGATTTCACAAAGGAATGCCTGACGGTCACTGTTGCCTTTGGGATTTCAGGCGTTCAGGTCACGCGTATTCTGGACAGCATTGCACTGTTTCGAGGCTATCCGGCGACGATAAGAACTGACCAGGGGCCGGAGTTCACTTGCCGTGCACTGGATCAATGGGCCTTTGAGCATGGTGTTGAGTTGCGCTTAATCCAGCCGGGCAAGCCAACGCAGAACGGATTTATTGAGAGCTTTAACGGACGATTTCGCGATGAATGTTTGAATGAGCACTGGTTCAGCGATATCGTTCATGCCAGGAAAATTATTAATGACTGGCGGCAGGATTATAACGAATGCCGCCCGCACTCCACGCTGAATTATCAGACACCGTCTGAATTTGCAGCGGGCTGGAGAAAGGGTCATTCTGAGAATGAAGATTCCGACGTTACTAACTGA
- the relB gene encoding type II toxin-antitoxin system antitoxin RelB: MGSINLRIDDELKARSYAALEKMGVTPSEALRLMLEYIADNERLPFKQTLLSDEDAELVEIVKERLCNPKPVRVTLDEL, translated from the coding sequence ATGGGTAGCATTAACCTACGTATTGACGATGAACTTAAAGCGCGTTCTTACGCCGCGCTTGAAAAAATGGGCGTAACTCCTTCTGAAGCGCTTCGTCTCATGCTCGAGTATATCGCTGACAATGAACGCTTGCCGTTCAAACAGACACTCCTGAGTGATGAAGATGCTGAACTTGTGGAGATAGTGAAAGAACGACTTTGTAATCCTAAGCCAGTACGTGTGACGCTGGATGAACTCTGA
- the relE gene encoding type II toxin-antitoxin system mRNA interferase RelE — MAYFLDFDERALKEWRKLGSTVREQLKKKLVEVLESPRIEANKLRGMPDCYKIKLRSSGYRLVYQVIDEKVVVFVISVGKRERSEVYSEAVKRIL; from the coding sequence ATGGCGTATTTTCTGGATTTTGACGAGCGGGCACTAAAGGAATGGCGAAAGCTGGGCTCGACGGTACGTGAACAGTTGAAAAAGAAGCTGGTTGAAGTACTTGAGTCACCCCGGATTGAAGCAAACAAGCTCCGTGGTATGCCTGATTGTTACAAGATTAAGCTCCGGTCTTCAGGCTATCGCCTTGTATACCAGGTTATAGACGAGAAAGTTGTCGTTTTCGTGATTTCTGTTGGGAAAAGAGAACGCTCGGAAGTATATAGCGAGGCGGTCAAACGCATTCTCTGA
- a CDS encoding IS3-like element ISEc52 family transposase (programmed frameshift), with amino-acid sequence MKKRNFSAEFKRESAQLVVDQNYTVADAASAMDVGLSTMTRWVKQLRDERQGKTPKASPITPEQIEIRELRKKLQRIEMENEIFKKGYRALDVRLPEQFSIIGKLRARYPVATLCHVFGVHRSSYKYWKNRPEKPDGRRAVLRSQVLELHGISHGSAGARSIATMATQRGYQMGRWLAGRLMKELGLVSCQQPTHRYKRGGHEHVAIPNHLERQFAVTEPNQVWCGDVTYIWTGKRWAYLAVVLDLFARKPVGWAMSFSPDSRLTMKALEMAWETRGKPVGVMFHSDQGSHYTSRQFRQLLWRYRIRQSMSRRGNCWDNSPMERFFRSLKNEWVPATGYVSFSDAAHAITDYIVGYYSALRPHEYNGGLPPNESENRYWKNSNAVASFC; translated from the exons ATGAAAAAAAGAAATTTCAGCGCAGAGTTTAAACGCGAATCCGCTCAACTGGTCGTTGACCAGAACTACACCGTGGCAGATGCAGCCAGCGCTATGGATGTCGGCCTTTCCACAATGACGCGATGGGTGAAACAATTACGTGATGAACGGCAGGGCAAAACACCAAAAGCCTCCCCCATTACCCCGGAACAAATTGAAATCCGTGAGCTCAGGAAAAAGCTACAACGTATTGAAATGGAAAATGAAATAT TTAAAAAAGGCTACCGCGCTCTTGATGTCAGACTCCCTGAACAGTTCTCGATAATCGGGAAACTCAGGGCGCGTTATCCTGTGGCCACTCTCTGCCATGTGTTCGGGGTTCATCGCAGCAGCTACAAATACTGGAAAAACCGTCCTGAAAAGCCAGACGGCAGACGGGCTGTATTACGCAGTCAGGTACTTGAACTGCATGGCATCAGCCACGGCTCTGCCGGAGCAAGAAGCATCGCCACAATGGCAACCCAGAGAGGTTACCAGATGGGGCGCTGGCTTGCTGGCAGACTCATGAAAGAGCTGGGGCTGGTCAGTTGCCAGCAGCCGACTCACCGGTATAAGCGTGGCGGTCATGAGCACGTTGCTATCCCGAATCATCTTGAGCGACAGTTCGCCGTAACGGAACCAAATCAGGTGTGGTGCGGTGATGTGACCTATATCTGGACGGGTAAGCGCTGGGCGTACCTCGCCGTTGTTCTCGACCTGTTCGCAAGAAAACCAGTGGGCTGGGCCATGTCGTTCTCGCCGGACAGCAGGCTCACCATGAAAGCACTGGAAATGGCATGGGAAACCCGTGGTAAGCCCGTCGGGGTGATGTTCCACAGCGATCAAGGCAGCCATTATACGAGCAGGCAGTTCCGGCAGTTACTGTGGCGATACCGGATCAGGCAGAGTATGAGTCGGCGTGGAAACTGCTGGGATAACAGCCCAATGGAGCGCTTCTTCAGGAGTCTGAAGAACGAATGGGTGCCGGCGACGGGCTATGTAAGCTTCAGCGATGCAGCTCACGCAATAACGGACTATATCGTTGGATATTACAGCGCACTAAGACCGCACGAATATAATGGTGGGTTACCGCCAAACGAATCAGAAAACCGATACTGGAAAAACTCTAACGCGGTGGCCAGTTTTTGTTGA
- a CDS encoding type I toxin-antitoxin system Hok family toxin, producing MKLPRNTLLWCVLIVCLTLLIFTYLTRKSLCEIRYRDTDREVAAFMAYESAK from the coding sequence ATGAAACTGCCGCGAAACACCCTGCTCTGGTGCGTATTAATAGTGTGTCTCACACTGCTGATATTCACTTACCTGACACGGAAATCGCTTTGCGAAATCCGGTACAGGGACACGGACAGGGAGGTGGCAGCTTTTATGGCTTACGAATCCGCTAAGTAG
- a CDS encoding N-6 DNA methylase, with translation MSQLSFESLFLADQADLQPRASAPARMLSPAEARKQFASVFRQTAKNMRRSEVFSDFITLAASELDLARIRSPENIENSRRICARYQPDDLDAMKQLFCLLVEGLAGDIHDFLGALYMEQELGADEMGQYFSPSCISRLMAGLLMPGAQETIKREGWMTLDEPACGSAGMVIAFAYWMAEAGYNPSEQLYATCTDIDPMVADMAFIQLALLGIPAKVVTGNTLTLKANRVRYTPVYYFNDWQGRLAFRSRLDAMKNFLATVAA, from the coding sequence ATGTCACAACTGAGTTTTGAATCCCTGTTCCTGGCAGACCAGGCTGATCTGCAGCCGCGGGCTTCCGCACCGGCCCGGATGCTGTCGCCAGCTGAGGCGCGTAAACAGTTCGCCAGTGTGTTCCGGCAAACGGCGAAAAATATGCGCCGTTCCGAAGTGTTCAGTGACTTCATCACCCTGGCAGCCAGCGAGCTGGATCTGGCCCGTATTCGTTCGCCGGAGAACATCGAAAACAGCCGTCGCATCTGCGCACGGTATCAGCCGGACGATTTAGACGCCATGAAGCAGCTGTTCTGCCTGTTGGTTGAGGGGCTGGCGGGTGACATTCATGATTTCCTCGGCGCTCTGTATATGGAGCAGGAGCTGGGCGCGGACGAAATGGGGCAGTATTTCTCTCCGTCCTGCATCTCCCGTCTGATGGCCGGACTACTCATGCCCGGCGCTCAGGAGACGATAAAGCGTGAGGGGTGGATGACGCTCGATGAGCCAGCCTGCGGCAGCGCCGGTATGGTCATTGCCTTTGCATACTGGATGGCTGAAGCGGGATATAACCCGTCTGAACAGCTATATGCCACCTGCACCGACATCGATCCAATGGTGGCTGATATGGCCTTTATCCAGCTGGCTCTGCTGGGTATTCCCGCGAAAGTCGTGACCGGTAATACGCTGACCCTGAAAGCGAACCGCGTGCGTTACACCCCCGTGTATTACTTCAATGACTGGCAGGGCCGTCTGGCATTTCGCAGTCGTCTGGATGCAATGAAGAACTTTCTGGCCACCGTGGCCGCCTGA
- a CDS encoding DUF932 domain-containing protein, which yields MVSFASRYRMPVSIRKDRPLTNEELQLIVPSAFSSDKHDSRSERYTYIPTINILDRLRDEGFQPYYATQSRTRDQDKREFTKHMLRLRRHDQINGKEVPEIILLNSHDGSSSYKMIPGMFRQVCSNGLVAWKDFGEIRVPHKGDIVGQVIEGAYTVLKTFDAVDENIDLMKSIQLTLPEQRLFGATALELKYDGKPAPITPEQIINPRRVLDRGQDLWTTFNVVQENVIRGGIRGRTQKGKVARTREVTGIDGDIKLNQVLWKMAEEFAKLKA from the coding sequence ATGGTCAGTTTCGCAAGCCGCTATCGTATGCCTGTCTCGATCCGTAAAGACCGTCCGCTGACAAATGAGGAATTACAGCTCATCGTTCCGAGCGCGTTCTCATCGGATAAACACGATTCACGCTCTGAACGTTATACATATATCCCGACCATAAATATTCTTGACCGTTTACGTGATGAAGGGTTTCAGCCGTATTATGCAACGCAGTCACGCACACGTGACCAGGATAAACGAGAATTTACAAAACATATGCTTCGCCTGCGTCGTCATGACCAGATTAACGGGAAAGAAGTACCGGAAATTATTCTGCTGAATAGCCATGATGGTTCAAGCAGCTATAAAATGATCCCCGGTATGTTCCGTCAGGTTTGCAGTAATGGTCTGGTTGCATGGAAGGATTTTGGTGAAATCCGCGTACCCCACAAAGGGGATATTGTCGGGCAGGTTATTGAAGGCGCTTACACGGTGCTGAAAACATTTGACGCGGTTGATGAAAATATTGACCTCATGAAAAGCATTCAGCTTACTTTGCCTGAGCAGCGACTTTTTGGTGCGACCGCTCTGGAACTTAAGTACGATGGAAAACCAGCGCCGATTACGCCGGAGCAAATTATTAACCCACGCCGGGTACTCGACAGAGGCCAGGATTTATGGACCACGTTTAACGTAGTACAGGAAAATGTGATCCGTGGGGGGATTCGTGGCAGAACGCAAAAAGGGAAGGTGGCCAGAACGCGGGAAGTCACCGGAATTGATGGTGACATCAAATTAAATCAGGTGCTCTGGAAAATGGCGGAGGAGTTTGCAAAACTGAAGGCCTGA
- a CDS encoding lytic transglycosylase domain-containing protein: MKISILPAALLTLSMSAGAAPQMCFDQAGKDYQIDPLLLMSISIKESRLKPGAINGSNRNGTEDVCGMQVNSSHYGKLKNFNITRERLLNDPCICVYTGAWVLAHNFRSYGKNWDSVGMYNTGPSKKLIAQRKAYAQDIKNIYRVLLARKKLLSERLAPAAGKEHAMQIAETTSLHSGQ, encoded by the coding sequence ATGAAAATATCGATACTACCTGCGGCATTGCTGACCCTTTCCATGTCTGCTGGCGCAGCTCCCCAGATGTGCTTTGATCAGGCCGGGAAAGATTATCAAATTGATCCGCTGCTGCTTATGTCAATTTCAATTAAAGAGAGCAGACTTAAGCCGGGTGCGATAAATGGATCAAACAGGAATGGAACAGAAGATGTCTGCGGGATGCAGGTGAACAGTTCCCATTACGGTAAACTTAAAAATTTCAATATTACCCGTGAGCGACTGTTGAATGATCCATGCATCTGCGTTTATACGGGTGCATGGGTACTGGCGCACAACTTCAGGTCATACGGAAAAAACTGGGACAGCGTAGGGATGTATAATACGGGGCCGAGCAAAAAGCTCATTGCGCAGCGCAAGGCGTATGCTCAGGATATCAAAAATATATATCGTGTATTGCTGGCCAGAAAAAAGCTACTTTCTGAACGTCTGGCGCCAGCTGCGGGAAAGGAGCATGCAATGCAAATTGCGGAAACGACCTCGTTACATAGCGGGCAGTAA